The genomic segment TGCTCGGCGTTAAGGAAAAAGTCGAGCTGCACGCCTGTCTCCGCGAGGCGCTGGTCAACGTGCGCAAGCATGCCCGCGCGGAGCGCGTATACGTCGTGGGCGAGCGCGACAAGAGCGGCGGCTTCCGCTGCGCGGTCATCGACGACGGCGTCGGCTTCGCGGGCGATCCGCTGGAGGCGCCGGGCAGATTCGGCCTGCGCATGGTTCGCGAGCGCGCGAGCCGCATGGGGTGGACGTTCGGCGCCGAGTGCCGGGACGGTCTGACCGTGATCGAGCTGACCAAAAAAGGAGCGAACGAAAATGGACGGCGGATGGCGCATTCTGCTCGTTGACGACCATCGGCATGCGAGGCAGGGCATGCGGGAGATTGTAGAAGGATGTCCCGACTTCATCATCGTCGGTGAGGCCGCGAGCGGCGAGGAAGCGATCGGTTGCATGCCGGTTGCCAAGCCCGATCTCGTACTCATGGACATTCATATGCCGGGAATGGGAGGGCTGGCAGCCTCCAAGGTCATCAAAGACGCGTATCCCTGGGTCAAGATCGTCATCGCGACCGTATCCGACGAGCCCGCCCATCTGTTCGAGGCGCTCAAGAAGGGAGCGCAGGGTTACCTGCTCAAGAATCTGAATCCTTCGGCCTGGCGGGAATATTTGCGCGCAGTCGCTTCGGACGACGCCCCGCTGAGCCCGGATATCGCGCTATCGATTCTTAGAGAATTCGCCGGTCGCGGACGGGATGGCGGAGGCGATAGCCCGGCAGAAGCGCGAAGCCCTGTCAGACGGGTCGGCTTGCCGGAGAGCGACGAGCCGCCGCGCGAGGATCTGACGCCGAGGGAAAAGGAGATTCTCCTGGAAGTGGCGAGAGGACTCACCAACCGGGACGTCGCTTCCGCGCTCGGCGTATCGGAGCACACGGTCAAAAACCATCTGAAAAACATTTTGCAAAAGCTTCATCTCGGCAACCGGGTGCAGCTGGCGCGCTACGCATACGAGCAGGGCATCGTCGAACCGTGACGCTCCCTGCTTTTTCATTTTGACCCGATGGCTTTCCTTTTCAGAAAATAAGCTGATTTTGACATGAAAAATAGTATACTTGATGAGGTTTCCGGTATTTGCGAGTGTGGCTAAAATCAAGCTAAGCGAAAAAATGGTAGCGCTTACCTTATTTAACGCGCGAAGGAGGGGCGGATCATGCGGAATTTTTTCCGTCACTTCACCAATCACATGAAAATCAGGAACAAGCTGATTATTTCCTTTATCGCTGTCGTATTGGTGCCCACGCTGATCGTCGGCGTCTATCTGACCGTGGAGCTGCGGAAAATGGCGCTGCGAGGAGCGGCGGAGCAGATCGAGACGAACATGGATCGGGTTAAGAAACGAACGATGGACCTGCTTAACGTCTCCTACGATATCTCCTACCGTCTGTCCAACGATACGCGTCTCGGCCAGCTCGCCAATGGCGCCTACGATTCGACCTATAGCGTGGTGGACGCCTACCGCGAGTATCCCGACTTCAAGGAGTACGTGAACCTGTACCGAGAGATTACGAGCATGCGGCTGTACGTAGAAAACCCGACGCTCCTCGACAATTGGGAGATCATCCCTACCGACGAGCAGACGAAAAAAACGGACTGGTACCAATGGGCGAAAAAATCGGACGGCCTGATTCGTTGGAGCTATGTCACCGACGCGCGGGACGGCTTGCGTTATCTCAGCCTGATCCGCCGCATCGATTTTTACAAGCATTCCACGAACGGCGTGCTCGTCATCAACGCGAATTCGGCGATGCTCAACGGCATCCTGAGCCAGGAATCGTTCGATACGATGCTCGTCGCGGACCGCGATATCGTAGCCGCGAACCATCCCGAGCTGGTCGGCAAGACGCTGGAGGACCTGGCGATCGATCCCGATATCGTCGACCGGCGAAGCGGCGCGTTCATGACCAAGCTCGGAGATCGTCGCGTGCGGATTCAAATCGCGGATCTGTATCCGGACAACCCGCTGATCAACCTGCGAATTCTGTCCATCTTCTCGGTCGACGATATCGTGCGCGAGCCGAATCGGATCATTCGGTCGGCGGTGGCCGCGATCGGACTGGGCCTCGTCGTCGCCCTCGTTCTGATCCTGATCCTGTCCAAGCTGATCGGGGACCGGCTGCTCCGCTTGAGCAAGCATATCTCCAGGGTCGCGACGGGCAAGCTCGACCTGAGGCTGTCGATTGACGGCAAGGACGAGATCGGGCAGCTGTCTCGTCAGTTCAACGCCATGCTCGGCAGCATTCGGGCGCTGATGGGCGAAGTGAACGAATCCAATCGGCAAAAAAGAGAGCTGGAGACGAGGCAGAACGAGATCAAGCTTCGAATGCTCGCCAGCCAGATCAACCCTCATTTTTTGTTCAACACGCTGGAATCCATCCGCATGAAGGCGGTCGTGAGGAAAGAAACCGATATCGCCCGGACGGTAAAGCTGCTCGGCAAAATGATGCGCAAAAACCTCGAGGCCGGCAGCGGCGTCATCCCCGTATCCGCGGAGATCGATATGATCGGATGTTATCTGGACATTCAAAAATTCCGCTACGAAGACAGGCTGCAGTACAAGCTGAATATCGATCCGGAGGCGTTGTCCGAGCGCATCCCGTCGCTCGTCATCCAGCCGATCGTCGAGAATGCCGTCATCCACGGCATGGAAAACAAAGAGGAGGCGGTAACCGTGGAGGTCACGCTGCAAAGCCGCGTTGACGGCCTGTTCGTCGAGGTGAGGGACGACGGCGCCGGCATGTCCGCGGCGCGCTTGGCCGAGGTGACGGCAAGCCTGCGAGACCCGGGGGGCGCGGAATCCTCCGATCACATCGGCCTGCGCAACGTCAACGCACGCCTCGAGCTGTCTTATGGCCCGGAGCATGGGCTCGCGATCGAGAGCGCGCCTGACGAGGGAACCTGCGTCCGGTTCGTCATACCTCGGGGAAAGGGGGATCAAGCAGATGTATAAGGTCGTTCTCGTCGACGACGAGCCGTCGATCCGGGAAGGGCTCGCGGAGCTGCTCGACTGGGAATCGCTCGGGT from the Cohnella hashimotonis genome contains:
- a CDS encoding response regulator codes for the protein MDGGWRILLVDDHRHARQGMREIVEGCPDFIIVGEAASGEEAIGCMPVAKPDLVLMDIHMPGMGGLAASKVIKDAYPWVKIVIATVSDEPAHLFEALKKGAQGYLLKNLNPSAWREYLRAVASDDAPLSPDIALSILREFAGRGRDGGGDSPAEARSPVRRVGLPESDEPPREDLTPREKEILLEVARGLTNRDVASALGVSEHTVKNHLKNILQKLHLGNRVQLARYAYEQGIVEP
- a CDS encoding histidine kinase; translated protein: MRNFFRHFTNHMKIRNKLIISFIAVVLVPTLIVGVYLTVELRKMALRGAAEQIETNMDRVKKRTMDLLNVSYDISYRLSNDTRLGQLANGAYDSTYSVVDAYREYPDFKEYVNLYREITSMRLYVENPTLLDNWEIIPTDEQTKKTDWYQWAKKSDGLIRWSYVTDARDGLRYLSLIRRIDFYKHSTNGVLVINANSAMLNGILSQESFDTMLVADRDIVAANHPELVGKTLEDLAIDPDIVDRRSGAFMTKLGDRRVRIQIADLYPDNPLINLRILSIFSVDDIVREPNRIIRSAVAAIGLGLVVALVLILILSKLIGDRLLRLSKHISRVATGKLDLRLSIDGKDEIGQLSRQFNAMLGSIRALMGEVNESNRQKRELETRQNEIKLRMLASQINPHFLFNTLESIRMKAVVRKETDIARTVKLLGKMMRKNLEAGSGVIPVSAEIDMIGCYLDIQKFRYEDRLQYKLNIDPEALSERIPSLVIQPIVENAVIHGMENKEEAVTVEVTLQSRVDGLFVEVRDDGAGMSAARLAEVTASLRDPGGAESSDHIGLRNVNARLELSYGPEHGLAIESAPDEGTCVRFVIPRGKGDQADV